The proteins below are encoded in one region of Lactuca sativa cultivar Salinas chromosome 3, Lsat_Salinas_v11, whole genome shotgun sequence:
- the LOC111884424 gene encoding cytochrome P450 CYP72A219: MEATLSVIGVFGGLGFMLIVLVYAWMFFNWVWLTPKNTEKSLRDQGLKGTSYKFLYGDVKEIVKMITEASLKPINLTDDILPRVLSFAHNAVTTHGKNCFTWAGPKPILHITDPTMIREMFGKYEDFQKAKGSNPLLTLLAKGLVLVEGDQWVKHRKIINPAFHVEKLKHMVPAFYVSCDEMIKKWEDTLKEESSCEMDVWPHLTTMTSDVISRTAFGSSFVEGKKIFELQRELAELIITASRSIYIPGSQFLPTKSNKRIKAIAQEVKGLVRGIIDKRVTEMKSGKCSNDDLLGILLDSNYKEIKQHGNNKFGLSIDDVIEECKLFYFAGQETTATLLVWTMILLAQHKNWQDHARDEALKVFGEKKPAINVLSDMLSQLKIINSVFLEVLRLYPPVVAMTRMIHKETKLGDINLPAGSLIQLHTMLSHYDPNIWGDDVKEFNPERFYEGVSKVTKGQSVYFPFGGGPRVCIGQNFAMLEAKLALAMILSRFSFELSPSYSHAPRPIVTLQPQFGAHLILHKLT, from the exons ATGGAGGCAACCTTAAGCGTGATTGGAGTGTTTGGTGGTTTAGGGTTTATGTTGATAGTGTTGGTATATGCATGGATGTTCTTCAATTGGGTTTGGTTGACCCCAAAGAATACAGAGAAGTCTCTAAGAGACCAAGGACTCAAGGGAACCTCCTACAAGTTTTTATATGGAGACGTGAAAGAGATCGTGAAGATGATAACCGAGGCGAGTTTAAAACCTATAAACCTAACCGATGATATTCTGCCACGGGTCTTGTCGTTTGCTCATAATGCCGTTACCACTCATG GTAAGAATTGCTTTACATGGGCGGGGCCGAAACCTATACTGCATATAACAGATCCAACAATGATACGGGAGATGTTTGGAAAATATGAAGACTTTCAAAAGGCAAAAGGGTCAAATCCGTTGTTAACATTGCTAGCAAAAGggttggtgttagtcgagggcgATCAATGGGTGAAACACAGAAAGATCATCAATCCTGCCTTTCATGTCGAGAAACTTAAG CATATGGTACCTGCTTTTTATGTGAGTTGCGACGAAATGATCAAAAAATGGGAAGACACATTAAAGGAAGAAAGCTCCTGCGAAATGGATGTTTGGCCTCATCTCACAACAATGACTAGTGACGTGATTTCACGTACGGCTTTTGGTAGTAGCTTTGTGGAAGGAAAAAAGATATTTGAACTTCAACGAGAACTAGCTGAGCTAATTATAACGGCTTCCCGATCTATCTACATTCCAGGATCACA ATTTTTGCCAACAAAAAGCAACAAGAGAATTAAAGCAATTGCCCAAGAAGTAAAGGGTTTGGTAAGGGGTATTATTGATAAACGAGTGACCGAAATGAAAAGTGGGAAATGTAGCAACGATGACCTTCTCGGCATACTTCTAGACTCCAACTATAAAGAAATTAAACAACACGGTAATAACAAATTTGGACTAAGTATTGACGATGTCATTGAAGAGTGTAAACTCTTCTACTTTGCGGGCCAAGAGACTACTGCGACTTTACTTGTTTGGACAATGATTTTGTTGGCTCAACACAAAAATTGGCAAGATCATGCTAGAGATGAAGCTTTAAAGGTTTTCGGTGAGAAAAAACCTGCTATTAACGTGTTGAGTGATATGTTGAGTCAGCTGAAaatt ATTAATTCAGTCTTCCTTGAGGTACTTAGGTTATACCCTCCGGTGGTAGCAATGACACGGATGATTCACAAAGAAACAAAATTAGGAGACATAAACTTACCGGCAGGATCACTAATTCAACTGCACACAatgctttcacattatgaccctAATATATGGGGTGACGATGTGAAGGAATTTAACCCAGAAAGATTCTATGAAGGTGTGTCAAAGGTAACGAAGGGGCAATCAGTGTATTTCCCTTTCGGAGGGGGTCCTCGTGTTTGTATTGGACAAAATTTTGCTATGTTGGAAGCAAAACTGGCGCTTGCTATGATTCTATCACGATTCTCGTTTGAGctttctccatcatattcgcaTGCTCCACGTCCTATCGTCACTCTTCAACCTCAGTTTGGCGCTCACTTAATTTTACATAAATTAACTTGA
- the LOC111884425 gene encoding cytochrome P450 CYP72A219-like, which produces MEANVSMIIRVCGGLGFLLVVLAYAWRFYNWVWLTPKNTEKFLRDQGLKGTSYKFLFGDVIEIVKVITEASLKPINLADDILPRVLSFVHSSVTTHGKNCFIWAGPKPILHITDPTMIQEMLGNYEDFEKVKGANPLIALLAKGLARLEGDQWVKHRKIINPAFHVEKLKHMIPAFYMSCDEMIKKWEDTLKEESLCEMDVWPHLQTMTSDMISRTAFGSSFMEGKRIFELQRELANLIITPFNILFYIPGSQFLPTKSNKRIKVIAQEVTDLVRGIIDKRVTEMKNEKYCSKDDLLGILLDSNYEEIKQHGNNKFGLSIGDIIEECKLFYFAGQETTATLLVWTMVLLAQHKNWQDRARNEALKVFGERKPDIDGLNQLKIINKIFLEVLRLYPPIVALARMTHKETKLGNLTLPAGSLIQLHTMLSHYDPSIWGDDAKEFNPERFSEGVSKVTKGQAVYIPFGGGPRVCIGQNFSMLEAKMTLVMILSHFSFELSPSYSHAPRSIITLQPQFGAHLIIRKLSG; this is translated from the exons ATGGAGGCAAACGTAAGCATGATTATTAGAGTGTGTGGTGGTTTAGGGTTTTTGTTGGTAGTGTTGGCATATGCATGGAGGTTCTATAATTGGGTCTGGTTGACGCCAAAGAATACAGAGAAGTTTCTTAGAGACCAAGGACTCAAGGGAACCTCCTACAAGTTTTTATTTGGAGACGTGATAGAAATCGTGAAGGTGATAACTGAGGCGAGTTTAAAACCTATAAACCTAGCAGATGATATCCTGCCACGGGTCCTGTCATTTGTTCATAGTTCTGTTACTACTCATG GTAAGAATTGTTTTATATGGGCGGGGCCGAAACCTATACTGCATATAACGGATCCAACAATGATACAGGAGATGTTGGGAAATTATGAAGACTTTGAAAAGGTAAAAGGGGCAAATCCACTGATAGCGTTGCTAGCAAAAGGGTTGGCTCGACTTGAGGGTGATCAATGGGTGAAACATAGAAAGATCATCAATCCGGCCTTTCATGTCGAGAAGCTTAAG CATATGATACCAGCTTTTTACATGAGTTGTGATGAGATGATCAAAAAATGGGAAGATACATTAAAGGAAGAAAGCTTGTGCGAAATGGATGTGTGGCCTCATCTCCAAACAATGACTAGTGATATGATTTCACGTACAGCTTTTGGTAGTAGCTTTATGGAAGGAAAAAGGATATTTGAACTTCAACGAGAACTGGCTAATCTAATTATAACTCCTTTCAATATTTTGTTCTACATTCCAGGATCACA ATTTTTGCCAACAAAAAGCAATAAGAGGATTAAAGTGATTGCCCAAGAAGTAACAGATTTGGTAAGGGGTATAATAGATAAACGAGTTACCGAAATGAAAAAtgagaaatattgtagcaaagaTGACCTTCTTGGCATACTACTAGACTCCAATTATGAAGAAATTAAACAGCATGGGAATAACAAATTTGGGCTAAGTATTGGCGATATCATTGAAGAGTGTAAGCTCTTCTACTTTGCGGGACAAGAGACTACTGCGACTTTACTTGTTTGGACTATGGTTTTGTTGGCTCAACACAAAAATTGGCAAGACCGTGCTAGAAATGAAGCTTTAAAGGTCTTTGGTGAAAGAAAACCAGATATTGACGGGTTGAATCAGTTGAAAATT ATTAATAAAATCTTCCTCGAGGTTCTTAGGCTATACCCTCCGATAGTAGCACTCGCCCGAATGACTCACAAAGAAACAAAATTAGGAAACTTAACTTTACCAGCCGGATCACTCATTCAATTGCACACAatgctttcacattatgaccctAGTATATGGGGTGATGATGCGAAGGAGTTCAACCCGGAAAGGTTCTCTGAAGGCGTGTCAAAGGTAACCAAGGGACAAGCCGTGTATATTCCTTTCGGAGGGGGTCCGCGTGTTTGTATTGGACAAAATTTTTCAATGTTGGAAGCAAAAATGACTCTTGTTATGATTCTATCACACTTCTCGTTTGAGCTTTCCCCGTCATATTCGCATGCTCCACGTAGTATCATCACTCTTCAACCTCAGTTTGGTGCTCACTTGATTATTCGTAAACTTTCTGGTTAG